From one Streptomyces sp. ICC1 genomic stretch:
- a CDS encoding helix-turn-helix domain-containing protein, translated as MAEQQLSAPLRAPYGNPRPGVMHEQDPQAERYVKICNRLAQHRELSLTAIGLSTHIQSLPTGALVSIKALSARFSEGETRIAAALRELEAHGYLARIRERLPSGQVITRTVSYNVPLALRAAPPERVPAVAPVLAPVPVLLPVRVPAEDSSPDADPDSDPDPDSDPDPGPGAGLDPGSQPAPGPGQGPRPGSGSHPGPAPAAPVARRAEATSRHETVSRTAFASLSAPAPAGPLPEEHREAAELLARLRLRDPRLMLSERDVARLAPSLTGWLKLGLSPAATSATLAGCLPDGPIRSPGALLAYRLRELRPPRLSERPVGVRPPKDREILPFQTCDDCDRAFRAASPGHCAPCTAAKAA; from the coding sequence GTGGCTGAACAGCAGCTTAGCGCGCCGCTGCGCGCTCCGTACGGCAATCCGAGGCCCGGCGTCATGCACGAGCAAGACCCCCAGGCCGAGCGCTACGTCAAGATCTGCAACCGGCTCGCCCAGCACCGCGAGCTGAGTTTGACCGCGATCGGCCTGTCCACCCACATCCAGTCCCTGCCCACCGGCGCCCTGGTCTCCATCAAGGCCCTGTCGGCGCGCTTCTCCGAGGGCGAGACCCGCATCGCGGCGGCCCTGCGCGAGCTGGAAGCGCACGGCTACCTGGCCCGGATCCGGGAGCGGCTCCCGTCGGGGCAGGTCATCACCCGAACGGTGTCGTACAACGTCCCGCTCGCCCTGCGGGCGGCCCCGCCGGAGCGAGTCCCGGCCGTGGCACCGGTGTTGGCGCCCGTTCCGGTGCTGCTGCCGGTACGGGTACCGGCTGAGGACTCAAGCCCGGACGCCGACCCGGATTCCGACCCCGACCCGGATTCCGACCCGGACCCCGGACCCGGCGCCGGTCTGGATCCCGGCTCCCAACCGGCCCCCGGGCCCGGCCAGGGCCCCCGACCCGGCTCCGGCTCCCACCCCGGCCCCGCACCGGCGGCGCCGGTGGCCCGCCGGGCCGAGGCCACGTCCCGGCACGAGACCGTGTCCCGGACCGCGTTCGCGTCCCTGTCCGCACCCGCACCCGCAGGGCCCCTCCCCGAGGAACACCGGGAGGCCGCCGAGCTGCTCGCCCGCCTGCGGCTGCGCGACCCGAGGCTGATGCTCTCGGAGCGCGACGTGGCGCGGCTCGCGCCCAGCCTGACCGGCTGGCTGAAGCTCGGCCTGAGCCCCGCCGCCACCAGCGCCACCCTCGCGGGCTGCCTTCCGGACGGGCCGATCCGGTCGCCCGGGGCCCTGCTGGCGTACCGGCTCCGGGAGTTGCGGCCGCCCCGCCTCTCGGAGCGCCCTGTCGGTGTCCGGCCCCCGAAGGACCGGGAGATCCTGCCGTTCCAGACCTGCGACGACTGCGATCGCGCCTTCCGCGCCGCCTCCCCCGGCCACTGCGCCCCCTGCACGGCGGCCAAGGCCGCCTGA